One genomic region from Sulfurimonas sp. hsl 1-7 encodes:
- a CDS encoding EAL and HDOD domain-containing protein yields MNKIMEHVYLARQVILREDASLFAYEVLYRDSKKRSGVTDDRYASSAVISSILNRFGAKEILKGKRAFIKIDEKFLLSDLIFTIPNEFFIFSLFDDIEMDERIIERMEQLHHKGYVLGVSDTVLNIHTLEKYNVVHHCISYFKLDFSQELDKDAESMIEHLKRSNVEIIGAKIDTQEKFELAKKVGCDYFQGYFFAKPKILENEKFEASRANVLHLYNLLMQETNIDELTNEFEKNPEISLQLLQFINSGAFFFMKPISSIHHVITLLGRVKLAQWLMLMIYSKSVSNKNEHSPLMEMIQTRAIMMEKVLKIIKPESGSNMLGEAYFVGVLSLLNVVLGGDLEELLKSLHISQEVRDAILEGKGLLGDIFQLVKDVEAFNVEGIIIFETKYHLDPQSIKKALAECIEIEKKLAK; encoded by the coding sequence ATGAATAAAATTATGGAACATGTATATTTGGCGAGACAAGTAATTTTAAGAGAAGATGCATCTTTATTTGCATATGAGGTGTTGTACAGAGACTCAAAAAAAAGAAGTGGAGTGACGGATGACAGATATGCCAGTTCTGCCGTCATTAGCAGTATCTTAAACCGTTTTGGGGCAAAAGAGATTTTAAAAGGGAAACGGGCTTTTATCAAGATAGATGAAAAGTTTTTGTTAAGCGACCTTATCTTTACAATCCCGAATGAGTTTTTCATTTTCTCTTTATTTGATGATATTGAGATGGATGAGAGAATTATTGAAAGGATGGAGCAGCTGCACCATAAAGGTTATGTGCTTGGTGTTTCCGATACTGTTTTAAATATTCATACATTAGAAAAATATAATGTAGTACACCATTGTATCTCCTACTTTAAACTCGATTTTTCACAAGAGTTAGATAAAGATGCCGAGTCTATGATCGAGCATCTAAAAAGATCAAATGTTGAAATTATCGGTGCAAAAATCGATACTCAAGAGAAGTTTGAATTAGCGAAAAAAGTTGGATGTGATTATTTTCAGGGGTATTTTTTCGCAAAACCGAAAATACTTGAAAATGAAAAGTTTGAAGCATCGCGTGCTAATGTTTTACATCTTTATAACCTATTGATGCAAGAGACAAATATTGATGAACTGACAAACGAGTTTGAAAAGAACCCTGAGATATCTTTACAGTTATTGCAGTTTATAAATTCAGGTGCATTCTTTTTTATGAAACCGATATCGAGTATTCACCATGTTATTACTCTCTTGGGACGTGTAAAACTGGCACAATGGCTGATGCTTATGATCTACTCAAAATCGGTATCAAATAAAAATGAGCACTCCCCTTTAATGGAGATGATTCAAACAAGAGCCATAATGATGGAAAAGGTGTTAAAAATCATAAAACCGGAGAGTGGCTCTAATATGCTTGGAGAAGCATATTTCGTAGGTGTATTATCTTTACTCAATGTAGTACTTGGAGGGGACTTGGAAGAGTTGTTGAAAAGTTTACATATTTCTCAAGAGGTAAGAGATGCAATTTTAGAAGGCAAAGGCCTTTTAGGTGACATTTTTCAACTGGTAAAAGATGTTGAAGCATTTAATGTAGAAGGAATTATCATTTTTGAAACAAAATATCATTTAGACCCGCAAAGCATAAAAAAAGCGCTTGCAGAGTGTATAGAAATTGAGAAAAAACTTGCAAAATAG
- a CDS encoding response regulator transcription factor — protein sequence MHILVMEDDPVLGDILVDYLSELYTVDHAYHSDEVYALLDKNSYDLFIFDINVVGKNGLRLLQELREFSYTTPTIFITAYKDTKHLTQAFEAGAHDYIKKPFELDELQARILNLKRIFNLDQQTSIQLSSDLVFNPKTKTIDKENQTISLGQKNTLILEYFLKNKARIISNDELMQNVWDYDSLPSEATLRSHIRDIRNIIGKEKIKTIRSEGYIYE from the coding sequence ATGCATATACTTGTAATGGAAGACGACCCTGTTTTAGGAGATATCCTGGTTGATTATCTAAGTGAACTCTACACTGTAGATCATGCCTATCATTCAGATGAAGTATATGCACTGCTTGATAAAAACAGTTACGATTTATTTATCTTTGATATTAATGTCGTAGGGAAAAACGGTCTTAGACTGTTACAAGAGTTACGGGAGTTTAGTTATACAACACCCACCATTTTCATCACGGCATATAAAGATACAAAACACCTTACACAAGCGTTTGAAGCGGGTGCACACGACTATATAAAAAAACCGTTTGAACTTGACGAACTCCAAGCAAGAATTTTAAATTTAAAGCGAATTTTCAATCTCGATCAACAAACTTCCATACAACTCTCTTCAGACCTTGTTTTTAATCCTAAAACAAAAACGATCGATAAAGAGAATCAAACTATATCTTTAGGACAAAAAAATACATTAATTCTTGAGTATTTTTTAAAAAACAAAGCACGTATAATTTCAAATGACGAGTTGATGCAAAATGTTTGGGATTATGACTCCCTGCCGAGTGAAGCGACCCTGCGATCACATATACGAGATATTAGAAATATTATTGGGAAAGAGAAAATAAAAACTATCCGTTCAGAAGGGTATATATATGAATAA
- a CDS encoding sensor histidine kinase, with protein MNKITKKSFYSFLALYLISSFIFLSLTAYWFYTSQVAMEKSTNFYKMNHIADVVSSEIIHAAMNNTKFELKPFDKTAVALLNKDELLIDGVLVQKVDFSKDFYMNDMIFTLVSKRSGGHLGIEYIIVQSDEYFKNITKIKNKIAYAVVITAILIIMIAVFLSYIFLKPIKDKMQEIEEFVKDTTHELNTPITALMMSLSRLKQKQSYDEKILNNLSISTKQLHDIYATLSYVSFDTKESDETLNFSTIVQEQIEYVKELSKKKHLTITTNLQPTIITIAPTKAKMLISNLLGNAIKYSHQNGTIAITTTPEYMSIEDNGIGIEKEKLKTIFTRYVRASSYGGGFGIGLSIVKQIAQEYNYKIEIDSKVEVGTKITIYF; from the coding sequence ATGAATAAAATTACAAAAAAATCGTTTTATTCCTTTCTTGCACTCTATCTTATAAGCTCTTTTATCTTTTTATCGCTCACTGCATACTGGTTCTATACATCTCAAGTAGCTATGGAGAAAAGTACTAACTTTTATAAAATGAACCATATAGCAGATGTTGTCAGTTCAGAGATTATTCACGCTGCAATGAATAATACAAAGTTTGAGTTAAAACCTTTTGACAAAACGGCAGTCGCTTTGCTCAATAAAGATGAACTACTCATTGACGGCGTCCTTGTACAAAAGGTTGATTTTTCTAAAGATTTTTACATGAATGACATGATCTTTACACTGGTCTCAAAAAGGTCAGGGGGACATCTAGGTATAGAGTACATTATTGTCCAAAGTGATGAGTATTTTAAAAATATTACTAAAATCAAAAATAAAATTGCTTATGCAGTTGTAATTACCGCTATCTTAATTATTATGATTGCAGTGTTTCTCTCCTACATCTTTTTAAAACCTATCAAAGATAAAATGCAAGAGATAGAGGAGTTTGTAAAAGATACGACACATGAGCTAAATACTCCGATTACAGCACTTATGATGTCACTCTCACGACTCAAACAAAAACAAAGTTATGATGAAAAAATTCTAAATAACCTCTCTATAAGTACCAAACAACTTCATGATATCTATGCAACCCTTTCCTATGTTAGCTTCGATACAAAAGAGTCTGATGAAACACTTAACTTTTCTACGATTGTTCAAGAACAGATTGAATATGTAAAAGAACTCAGTAAAAAAAAGCATCTTACAATTACAACAAACCTCCAGCCAACCATCATTACAATAGCTCCAACCAAAGCAAAAATGCTTATTAGCAACTTGCTTGGAAATGCTATCAAATATTCACATCAAAACGGAACTATAGCAATTACTACGACTCCTGAGTATATGAGTATCGAAGATAACGGGATCGGTATTGAGAAAGAGAAATTAAAAACTATTTTTACAAGATATGTACGAGCTTCATCTTATGGTGGAGGGTTTGGGATAGGGCTCAGTATTGTTAAACAGATTGCACAAGAGTATAATTATAAAATAGAAATAGATTCAAAAGTTGAAGTTGGGACAAAAATAACTATCTATTTTTAA
- a CDS encoding HpcH/HpaI aldolase/citrate lyase family protein, with protein MNQTINYLKLGGTLFIPASHKNLNEILNNKYPELKSLVIDFEDGLEQTKLQSAYKTVESLLEKHQKKSPYLFLRPKDQMHLKELLKMSNIETVDGFILPKFSLTNAQEYLEVLEGTNFYIMPSIEGKELFDVEKLQRLKKMLLTNKQKILLVRFGLEDMLRQLTMRRGCDESIFDFSVTNVVLGNFLSIFKSEGFAISGGVYPCFKDEEGFKRDVLRDLKEGLFSKTIIHPNQIAVVNELYKVSESEYKEAKAMQESTQVVFNQNGKMAEKHTMLSYSELVLQRAEIYGIKNR; from the coding sequence ATGAATCAAACAATCAACTATCTTAAACTTGGTGGGACGCTGTTTATCCCCGCTTCACACAAAAACCTCAATGAAATTCTAAATAATAAATATCCTGAATTAAAGTCATTGGTTATTGATTTTGAAGACGGACTTGAGCAAACAAAATTGCAGAGTGCTTATAAAACAGTTGAGAGTTTACTAGAAAAACATCAAAAAAAATCCCCCTATCTTTTTCTTCGTCCTAAAGACCAAATGCATCTAAAAGAGCTTTTAAAAATGTCAAATATTGAGACTGTAGATGGTTTTATATTGCCGAAGTTTTCACTAACAAATGCACAGGAATATTTAGAAGTGCTAGAGGGTACAAACTTTTACATAATGCCTAGTATAGAGGGTAAAGAGCTGTTTGATGTTGAAAAATTACAGCGTTTGAAAAAGATGTTGCTAACAAACAAACAGAAGATCCTGTTAGTACGGTTCGGTCTTGAAGATATGTTGCGACAACTTACGATGAGAAGAGGATGTGATGAGTCTATATTTGATTTTAGTGTAACGAATGTCGTGCTTGGAAATTTTCTCTCTATTTTTAAAAGTGAAGGTTTTGCGATCAGCGGTGGAGTCTATCCTTGTTTTAAAGATGAAGAGGGTTTTAAAAGAGATGTTTTACGTGATCTCAAAGAGGGGCTTTTCTCTAAAACTATTATTCACCCTAACCAAATAGCAGTTGTAAATGAACTCTATAAAGTAAGTGAATCTGAATATAAAGAGGCTAAAGCGATGCAAGAGAGTACGCAAGTAGTCTTTAATCAAAACGGAAAAATGGCAGAAAAACATACAATGCTTAGCTATTCTGAGCTGGTATTACAAAGAGCAGAGATATACGGTATTAAAAATAGATAG
- a CDS encoding iron-sulfur cluster assembly scaffold protein, whose amino-acid sequence MAKADMLGESLWDAYSNKVTTLMNNPQHQGEIFEADAESRGNKLIVADFGAESCGDAVRLYWEIDPATDKIVDSKFKSFGCGTAIASSDVMTELCIGKTVQEAVKITNIDVEMALRDDPETPAVPPQKMHCSVMAYDVIKKAAGLYLGVDAESFEEEIIVCECARVSLNTLKEVIKLNDLKSVEEITDYTKAGGFCKSCIKPGGHEAMDYYLVDILADTRKEMDEEKMKAAADAQAMGGAKFEEMTLVQQIKAVDAIIDENVRQFLIMDGGDMEIIDIKKADPYIDIYIRYLGACSGCASSATGTLYAIESTLKEKLSDKIRVLPI is encoded by the coding sequence ATGGCTAAGGCTGATATGTTAGGCGAGTCTCTTTGGGACGCGTATTCAAATAAAGTAACGACATTAATGAACAATCCTCAACACCAAGGGGAGATCTTTGAAGCAGATGCAGAGTCACGCGGGAACAAGTTAATTGTTGCTGACTTTGGTGCGGAATCTTGTGGTGACGCAGTTCGCCTGTACTGGGAAATTGATCCTGCTACAGATAAAATTGTAGATTCAAAATTTAAATCGTTTGGATGTGGTACTGCGATCGCTTCATCTGATGTAATGACTGAGCTTTGTATCGGTAAAACTGTACAAGAAGCTGTAAAAATTACAAATATCGATGTTGAGATGGCTCTTCGTGACGATCCGGAAACTCCGGCAGTTCCACCGCAAAAGATGCACTGTTCTGTTATGGCTTACGATGTTATCAAAAAAGCTGCAGGACTTTATCTTGGTGTTGATGCAGAGAGCTTTGAAGAGGAAATTATCGTTTGTGAATGTGCACGTGTATCTCTAAATACTCTTAAAGAGGTTATCAAGTTAAACGACCTTAAATCTGTTGAAGAGATTACTGACTATACAAAAGCGGGTGGATTCTGTAAATCTTGTATTAAACCTGGTGGACACGAAGCTATGGATTACTACCTAGTAGATATCTTAGCAGATACTCGTAAAGAGATGGATGAGGAAAAAATGAAAGCTGCTGCTGATGCTCAAGCTATGGGCGGCGCTAAATTTGAAGAGATGACATTAGTACAACAGATCAAAGCTGTTGATGCTATCATCGATGAGAATGTTCGTCAATTCCTAATTATGGACGGTGGAGATATGGAGATTATCGATATCAAAAAAGCTGATCCGTATATCGATATCTATATCCGTTACCTTGGTGCATGTAGCGGTTGTGCTTCAAGTGCTACTGGTACACTATACGCGATCGAGAGTACTCTTAAAGAGAAACTTTCAGATAAAATCCGCGTATTACCTATCTAA
- a CDS encoding NifS family cysteine desulfurase, whose protein sequence is MQVYLDNNATTMCDPKVVEAMLPYFSEQYGNPNSLHKFGSSTHPALMNAINQTYKALNASDNDDIVFTSCATESNNWVLQSVWVDHVLNGDKNHIVTTEVEHPSVLSTCKFLEEQGVKVTYLPVNEEGVVEAHTVKSFITDKTALVSVMWASNETGMINPIKEIGEICKEKGVLFHTDGVQAVGKIPVDLQDVHVDFLSFSAHKFHGPKGIGGLYIKDSQPLSPLMHGGDQMGGRRSGTLNVPYIIGMGKALELATENIEEKMASIRAKRDRLEDAILELSDTFTVGNRDNRTPNTILVSIKGVEGEGMLWDLNNGEIGASTGSACASEDLEANSVMLAIGADNELAHTGIRLSLSRFTTDAEIDYVISHFKKAVERLRGISSSFAKQAPTKGGEVQECELHHHH, encoded by the coding sequence ATGCAAGTATATTTAGACAATAATGCTACTACGATGTGTGATCCAAAAGTTGTAGAAGCGATGTTACCGTACTTTTCTGAACAGTATGGTAATCCAAACTCACTTCATAAATTTGGTTCATCAACGCATCCGGCACTTATGAATGCGATCAATCAAACATATAAAGCGCTTAATGCAAGCGATAATGATGATATCGTATTTACATCATGTGCAACAGAATCAAATAACTGGGTTTTACAATCTGTATGGGTTGACCACGTACTAAACGGTGATAAAAACCACATTGTAACAACGGAAGTTGAACACCCGTCTGTTCTTTCTACATGTAAATTTTTAGAGGAACAAGGTGTAAAAGTTACATATCTTCCAGTAAATGAAGAGGGTGTAGTTGAAGCACACACTGTGAAGTCATTTATAACTGATAAAACTGCTTTAGTTTCAGTTATGTGGGCTTCAAATGAAACAGGTATGATCAACCCTATTAAAGAGATTGGTGAAATTTGTAAAGAGAAAGGTGTACTTTTCCATACAGACGGTGTACAAGCTGTTGGTAAGATTCCGGTTGACCTTCAAGATGTGCATGTTGATTTCTTATCATTTTCAGCACACAAATTCCACGGACCAAAAGGGATCGGTGGCCTTTATATTAAAGACTCACAACCATTATCTCCGTTAATGCACGGTGGTGATCAAATGGGTGGTCGCCGTTCAGGTACTTTAAATGTTCCATATATCATCGGTATGGGAAAAGCGTTAGAGCTTGCGACTGAAAACATTGAAGAGAAGATGGCGTCAATCCGTGCAAAACGTGATCGCCTGGAAGATGCTATCTTAGAGTTAAGCGATACTTTTACGGTTGGAAATAGAGACAACCGTACACCAAACACTATCCTTGTATCTATCAAAGGTGTTGAGGGTGAAGGTATGCTTTGGGATCTAAATAACGGTGAAATCGGAGCTTCAACAGGTTCTGCATGTGCATCGGAAGACCTTGAAGCAAACAGCGTAATGCTTGCAATCGGAGCTGATAATGAACTGGCGCATACAGGTATCCGTTTATCTCTTTCAAGATTCACAACTGATGCTGAGATCGATTATGTAATCTCTCACTTCAAAAAAGCTGTTGAAAGATTAAGAGGGATTTCGAGCTCGTTTGCTAAACAAGCACCGACAAAAGGTGGAGAAGTTCAAGAGTGTGAACTTCATCATCACCATTAA
- a CDS encoding 3-isopropylmalate dehydratase large subunit, with protein MGQTITEKIFSEHVGKEVYAGEIVRSPIDMVIGNDITTPISIKAFEESGAQKLANPDGFSIVLDHFIPAKDIASANQARISRDFAKKHQLKNFFDEKDMGIEHALLPEKGLVVPGDVIIGADSHTCTHGALGAFSTGMGSTDLAFAMITGGNWFKVPETIKVNLTGKPGQYTTGKDIILEIIRMIGVDGALYKTLEFTGSTIPYLTMDDRFSMCNMAIEAGAKSGIVAYDEITAEFLADKDLAREPKIHQSDADATYCMELNIEVDKLDPVIAYPFLPSNGHSVVQAVADKIKVDQAFIGSCTNGRLADLKVAAEILEGKRVHEDVRLIVTPGTQQILREATKLGYIDIIVDAGGVVSNPTCGACLGGYMGILGDGEVAISTTNRNFVGRMGSRSSKVYLANSAVAAASAITGYITDPRG; from the coding sequence ATGGGACAAACCATAACTGAAAAAATATTTTCTGAACATGTCGGTAAAGAGGTGTATGCGGGTGAAATCGTTCGTTCACCAATCGATATGGTTATCGGAAATGACATCACTACACCTATCTCTATCAAAGCATTTGAAGAGAGCGGTGCACAAAAACTAGCTAATCCTGATGGATTTTCGATCGTTCTTGATCACTTCATCCCTGCAAAAGATATCGCTTCTGCAAACCAAGCAAGAATATCTAGAGATTTCGCTAAAAAACATCAACTTAAAAACTTTTTTGATGAAAAAGATATGGGAATCGAGCATGCACTTTTACCTGAAAAAGGTCTTGTAGTTCCCGGTGATGTAATTATCGGAGCTGATTCTCACACTTGTACACACGGTGCTCTTGGCGCATTTTCAACTGGTATGGGTTCAACTGACTTGGCATTTGCTATGATTACCGGCGGTAACTGGTTCAAAGTTCCTGAAACTATCAAAGTAAACCTAACAGGTAAACCTGGACAATATACTACGGGAAAAGACATCATCCTAGAGATCATCAGAATGATAGGTGTTGACGGTGCTTTATATAAAACTTTAGAATTCACTGGTTCAACTATCCCTTACTTAACTATGGATGACAGATTCTCTATGTGTAACATGGCTATCGAAGCTGGAGCTAAAAGCGGTATTGTTGCATATGATGAGATCACGGCAGAGTTTTTAGCAGATAAAGATTTAGCTCGCGAGCCAAAAATCCATCAAAGTGATGCAGACGCAACATATTGTATGGAACTAAACATCGAAGTAGATAAACTTGATCCTGTTATCGCTTACCCATTCCTACCGTCAAACGGTCATAGTGTAGTTCAAGCAGTAGCTGACAAAATCAAAGTTGATCAAGCATTCATCGGTTCATGTACAAACGGTCGTTTAGCTGACTTAAAAGTTGCAGCTGAGATCTTAGAAGGTAAAAGAGTACACGAAGATGTAAGACTAATTGTTACTCCAGGTACACAACAAATTTTAAGAGAAGCGACAAAACTTGGATATATTGATATAATTGTAGATGCAGGCGGTGTTGTAAGTAATCCAACTTGTGGTGCATGTCTTGGTGGCTACATGGGTATCCTAGGAGACGGTGAAGTTGCAATCTCTACAACAAATAGAAACTTCGTTGGGCGTATGGGCTCTAGAAGTTCAAAAGTATATTTAGCAAACTCTGCAGTAGCAGCAGCTTCTGCGATCACAGGATATATTACAGATCCAAGAGGCTAA
- a CDS encoding OmpA family protein has protein sequence MKRILLLSALVSSVLLAGQKQYEISPMIGYDLTEGNIDIKNDGHFLGGVEVQFNSTDSKISPEFSILYSPKAKYEAGGDSSITRGAFNGVYTFDTTNNFVPFAKAGIGIENVGNETEANQDGFFLDAGVGTKYFFTEDIALKAEAIYLAKYANQNAGHFDSNLIAMVGLTFAFGDSTQPQPKEEPKQEVIKEEPVVVAQPIDGDDDNDGVLNSKDQCPNTKAGLEVDEKGCELDSDKDGVLNSLDICPNTPIGANVNSDGCPQEVTLQINFQTNSSDITSASTTYVDKFAEFLKTYSNYSAKIVGYTDSKGSAAYNKKLSQKRADSVVNALKERGVDPKQLSSDGMGEENPVADNSTKEGRAKNRRIEAELTKH, from the coding sequence ATGAAAAGAATACTATTACTTTCGGCATTAGTTTCTAGCGTATTGCTAGCAGGGCAAAAACAGTATGAGATTTCACCTATGATAGGTTACGATCTAACAGAGGGGAATATCGACATTAAAAACGACGGGCATTTTTTAGGTGGGGTAGAGGTACAATTTAACTCTACCGATTCTAAAATTTCTCCCGAGTTTTCTATCCTTTATTCACCAAAAGCAAAATATGAAGCCGGTGGTGATTCTTCTATCACTCGCGGTGCATTTAACGGTGTTTATACCTTTGATACAACAAACAATTTTGTACCCTTTGCAAAAGCCGGTATCGGTATTGAAAATGTAGGTAATGAAACCGAAGCAAATCAAGATGGATTTTTCTTGGATGCAGGTGTAGGTACAAAATACTTCTTTACAGAAGATATAGCACTCAAAGCAGAAGCTATTTATCTAGCAAAATATGCAAACCAAAATGCAGGTCATTTCGATAGTAATCTAATCGCGATGGTCGGTTTAACATTTGCATTTGGTGATTCAACTCAGCCGCAACCAAAAGAGGAACCAAAACAAGAAGTCATAAAAGAGGAACCAGTTGTTGTTGCTCAACCGATTGATGGTGATGATGACAACGACGGTGTTCTCAACTCTAAAGATCAGTGTCCAAACACTAAAGCCGGTCTTGAGGTTGATGAAAAAGGGTGTGAATTAGATAGTGATAAAGATGGTGTTTTAAACTCTCTCGATATTTGTCCAAATACACCAATAGGTGCTAATGTAAATAGTGACGGCTGTCCTCAAGAGGTAACACTACAGATCAACTTTCAAACAAACTCTTCTGACATAACAAGTGCTTCAACAACCTATGTCGATAAATTCGCTGAATTCTTAAAAACATACTCTAACTACAGTGCGAAAATTGTAGGTTATACAGATAGTAAGGGTTCTGCTGCATATAACAAAAAACTCTCGCAAAAAAGAGCCGATTCAGTTGTGAACGCATTAAAAGAGAGAGGTGTAGATCCGAAGCAACTTAGTTCAGATGGTATGGGTGAAGAAAATCCTGTTGCAGACAACTCTACAAAAGAGGGTCGTGCTAAAAACAGAAGAATTGAAGCAGAGCTTACAAAACACTAA
- the mobA gene encoding molybdenum cofactor guanylyltransferase MobA: MIQIPCIIFAGGKSSRMGEDKALLPFGSAATLTQYQYTRLLKIFQNVYISTKTKEKFEFDANFIEDQHQELFAPTTGFISSFSILDSDRFFAISVDTPFIDEIIIQTLFEHDQDTNDATIATLEGKMQPLCGIYHRSLLNAFKEMEQNNIHKLGYLLKNSNTQLVHFNDENKFLNLNNKEEYKKGLEIINTSLI, encoded by the coding sequence ATGATACAGATTCCTTGTATTATCTTTGCGGGTGGTAAAAGTTCTCGAATGGGAGAAGACAAAGCGCTTCTTCCATTTGGCTCCGCAGCTACCCTAACACAATATCAATACACTAGACTCCTAAAAATTTTTCAAAATGTTTACATCTCAACAAAAACAAAAGAAAAGTTTGAGTTTGATGCAAATTTTATAGAAGATCAACATCAAGAACTCTTCGCACCCACTACCGGTTTTATATCAAGCTTTTCTATATTGGATAGTGACCGTTTTTTTGCAATCAGCGTTGACACCCCTTTTATAGATGAAATAATAATTCAAACTCTCTTTGAACATGATCAAGATACAAACGATGCGACGATTGCTACGTTAGAGGGCAAGATGCAACCACTTTGTGGAATTTATCATCGTTCACTACTCAACGCTTTTAAAGAGATGGAACAAAACAACATCCACAAACTCGGATATCTACTCAAAAACTCAAATACACAACTTGTCCACTTTAATGATGAAAACAAATTTTTAAATCTTAACAATAAAGAGGAATATAAAAAAGGTTTGGAAATTATTAACACCTCTTTGATATAA
- the moaC gene encoding cyclic pyranopterin monophosphate synthase MoaC, producing the protein MNLTHLDENQRPKMVDVSDKDETTRVAVASGIIEMSQDAYDAIVNETTKKGPVLQTAVIASIMGVKKTSDLIPMCHPLNLSGINCDVEELPELPGFKLTVTAKLKGQTGVEMEALTGTSIGLLTIYDMVKAIDKGMIIRNVQLEAKSGGKSGDFKR; encoded by the coding sequence ATGAACTTAACACATTTAGATGAAAACCAAAGACCGAAAATGGTCGATGTTAGTGACAAAGATGAAACAACACGAGTAGCTGTTGCAAGCGGTATAATAGAGATGAGTCAAGATGCATACGATGCTATTGTAAATGAGACAACAAAAAAAGGTCCAGTACTTCAGACTGCTGTAATAGCTTCAATTATGGGAGTAAAGAAAACAAGTGATCTTATCCCAATGTGTCATCCGCTAAATCTAAGCGGTATCAATTGTGATGTAGAAGAGTTACCGGAGCTTCCTGGATTTAAACTTACGGTAACTGCAAAACTCAAAGGACAAACCGGTGTTGAGATGGAAGCCTTGACAGGGACATCTATTGGACTTTTAACAATCTACGATATGGTAAAAGCGATCGATAAAGGGATGATCATCCGTAACGTACAACTTGAAGCAAAATCAGGAGGAAAAAGTGGAGACTTTAAACGATAG
- a CDS encoding HP0495 family protein → METLNDRLKGEKLELTYPCSWCYKVIATEKAALEQAIRDVLDEREHKLTHSNNSKTGKYVSMNLDLLVHNEDDRQFIYDALKQHQNIKMVL, encoded by the coding sequence GTGGAGACTTTAAACGATAGACTAAAAGGTGAAAAGCTAGAGCTTACATACCCTTGCTCTTGGTGTTATAAAGTGATAGCAACTGAAAAAGCTGCACTTGAACAAGCAATAAGGGATGTACTTGATGAGAGGGAACATAAACTGACTCATTCAAACAACTCAAAAACCGGAAAATATGTGAGTATGAATCTTGATTTGTTAGTACATAATGAAGATGATAGACAGTTTATATATGATGCTTTAAAACAACATCAAAATATAAAAATGGTGTTATAG